A window of Methanolobus sediminis contains these coding sequences:
- a CDS encoding DUF2150 family protein — protein MSGTEGDVFHQDFYTAERWNNWVNQVKECDFKFDESDEPQGKEGAIFVNMEDDIILACLKIIAKCENGQISPETAMLSIADIRDIALAEIDSISEDVDMMIESLQTSLMGSFAACEAYLSGDYDENAEIADLVKVALEAEASDDIEIAIGTVAEIGALVISGKELTEKVMEEVPYGLVAEWLDGIDSIAAAMVGSDSYKNDEEDDES, from the coding sequence ATGTCAGGGACGGAAGGTGATGTATTCCACCAGGATTTTTATACAGCAGAACGCTGGAACAACTGGGTTAACCAGGTAAAGGAATGTGATTTCAAATTTGATGAATCCGATGAGCCACAAGGAAAAGAAGGTGCAATCTTCGTAAATATGGAAGATGACATAATCCTTGCATGCCTCAAGATCATTGCAAAATGTGAGAACGGGCAGATCTCACCTGAAACTGCAATGCTCTCCATCGCAGATATCAGGGATATCGCACTTGCAGAGATTGATTCAATCTCAGAAGATGTGGACATGATGATCGAATCACTCCAGACATCCCTCATGGGAAGCTTTGCAGCATGTGAGGCATACCTGAGTGGAGATTATGATGAGAACGCAGAGATAGCTGATCTTGTAAAAGTTGCTCTTGAAGCTGAAGCCTCTGATGATATAGAGATAGCTATTGGCACAGTTGCAGAAATAGGTGCTCTGGTCATCAGCGGAAAGGAGCTTACAGAGAAGGTCATGGAAGAAGTCCCATACGGACTTGTTGCAGAATGGCTTGATGGAATTGACTCCATCGCAGCTGCAATGGTAGGCTCTGACAGTTATAAGAATGATGAAGAAGATGATGAGAGTTAA
- the cfbE gene encoding coenzyme F430 synthase, whose protein sequence is MPSIDNVNISNMKFQDTSGIIVLDLTHAGIIIATKLAEMGYSVTAVDVYRTVNENVLLELEGKYGIQTSKEPVPISDNDLVVSPAHLDPEYPVLVEAREKGIRIVTHHQAVGSILSMNGWPEKGTVIEITGSKAKTSSASLLAEMLSQKMKVVLHTSRGLELWENGQCRILNLGLSIAPGSILLAIDKMNELEVSAECYIFEVSIGLTGFADIGIITTLEPDYPIAASTSNSSDAKMNVLSYAREDEVFFLNVKDRKAQDMANDLGKSVFTFGDSEYSGQDYENADVVADIVTDNGYFSLKIKHQTGTFSSSLSEKYNSRSYATAFAVSTAVALNMGISEHDIIEVIGSFEGLQGRMQEKELAGRILIDNSNSGMDIRSAERSLDYALNRIEDKDSGVIMVLGEEAAQVCEGLPPEQVSEFVKQRNADLSGLILVGERMQNIGNGNSTYASGLEEGLEIATGMASEKDIIISCVKCFR, encoded by the coding sequence ATGCCTTCAATTGACAATGTGAACATTTCCAATATGAAATTTCAGGACACGTCAGGAATTATTGTTCTTGATCTGACACATGCAGGAATTATTATTGCCACAAAACTTGCAGAGATGGGCTATTCTGTAACCGCTGTTGATGTTTACAGGACTGTAAATGAAAATGTGCTCCTGGAACTGGAAGGAAAGTATGGCATTCAGACATCAAAGGAACCAGTGCCAATTAGTGATAATGACCTTGTTGTAAGTCCTGCTCATCTTGACCCTGAATATCCGGTACTTGTAGAAGCCAGAGAAAAAGGCATAAGAATTGTTACTCACCATCAGGCAGTTGGCAGTATTTTGTCCATGAATGGATGGCCTGAAAAAGGAACTGTTATCGAAATTACCGGGTCGAAAGCCAAAACCAGTTCTGCTTCCCTGCTTGCGGAAATGCTTTCACAGAAGATGAAAGTAGTTCTGCACACTTCCAGAGGTCTGGAACTATGGGAGAACGGACAATGCAGAATATTGAACCTTGGACTTAGCATTGCACCGGGAAGCATATTGCTTGCGATTGACAAAATGAATGAACTTGAAGTTTCAGCAGAATGCTACATTTTTGAAGTTTCAATTGGCCTCACAGGTTTTGCAGATATAGGCATCATTACAACGCTTGAACCGGATTATCCCATAGCTGCATCAACTTCCAACTCCAGCGATGCAAAAATGAACGTGCTTTCCTATGCCAGAGAAGATGAGGTGTTTTTCCTTAATGTAAAAGACAGGAAAGCCCAGGATATGGCGAATGATCTTGGGAAATCAGTATTTACTTTTGGTGATTCGGAATATTCTGGGCAGGACTATGAGAATGCTGATGTTGTTGCTGATATAGTGACTGACAATGGATACTTTAGTCTAAAAATAAAACACCAAACCGGGACATTCTCATCCAGTTTGTCCGAAAAATACAATTCCAGATCATATGCAACTGCTTTTGCAGTATCAACTGCAGTTGCTTTGAATATGGGAATTTCTGAACATGACATTATTGAAGTCATTGGTTCTTTTGAAGGACTGCAGGGAAGAATGCAGGAAAAAGAGCTTGCTGGCAGGATACTCATTGATAATTCTAACTCTGGAATGGACATTAGATCCGCAGAGCGTTCACTGGACTATGCTTTAAACAGGATAGAGGATAAGGATTCTGGCGTAATCATGGTGCTGGGAGAAGAAGCTGCACAGGTATGTGAGGGGCTTCCACCGGAACAGGTTTCTGAGTTTGTGAAGCAGCGCAATGCTGACCTTTCAGGGCTGATACTTGTCGGAGAAAGAATGCAGAATATCGGAAATGGCAATTCCACTTATGCCAGCGGACTTGAAGAAGGACTTGAGATAGCTACGGGAATGGCTTCTGAAAAAGATATCATTATCTCATGTGTAAAATGCTTCAGATGA
- the cfbC gene encoding Ni-sirohydrochlorin a,c-diamide reductive cyclase ATP-dependent reductase subunit, producing the protein MMEQKRIAIYGKGGIGKSSTASNVAAACADEGYKVMIIGCDPKSDSSITLLGGKRIPTILDLLRQKIDVKEEDIVYEGYKGVKCVEVGGPEPGIGCAGRGIIVAIQKLRQMCKSIDDMDLIIYDVPGDIVCGGFVAPIRKGLVNEAYILTSGEYMPLYAANNICKGLAKIDTPLSGIICNSRSVTREEEIVRKFSEEIGSKLMAFIPKEQIVQDCERDGFSVLEKAPDSPVAGVYRELAHAIMSNDSSVLPSSLEDERLRELTR; encoded by the coding sequence CTGATGGAACAGAAAAGGATAGCAATATACGGTAAAGGCGGAATTGGAAAATCCAGCACTGCTTCCAATGTTGCAGCAGCATGTGCCGATGAGGGTTACAAAGTTATGATCATCGGATGTGATCCTAAGAGTGATTCATCCATTACACTTCTTGGCGGTAAGAGAATACCAACAATCCTGGACCTTCTCAGGCAGAAGATCGATGTAAAGGAAGAAGACATCGTCTACGAAGGTTACAAAGGTGTAAAATGCGTTGAAGTTGGCGGGCCTGAACCAGGAATAGGCTGTGCCGGTCGCGGAATCATCGTTGCCATACAGAAACTCAGGCAGATGTGCAAATCCATTGATGATATGGATCTCATTATCTACGATGTGCCAGGGGATATCGTATGTGGTGGTTTTGTAGCACCAATACGTAAGGGACTTGTAAACGAGGCTTACATTCTCACATCAGGCGAATACATGCCACTCTATGCTGCAAACAATATCTGTAAAGGTCTTGCCAAGATCGACACTCCACTTTCCGGTATTATCTGTAATTCCAGAAGTGTCACAAGAGAAGAGGAAATTGTCAGGAAATTCTCAGAGGAGATTGGCAGCAAGCTCATGGCTTTTATTCCAAAGGAACAGATCGTTCAGGACTGTGAAAGGGATGGTTTCTCAGTGCTCGAAAAAGCCCCGGATTCACCAGTTGCAGGTGTTTATCGCGAGCTTGCACATGCTATTATGTCCAATGACAGTTCTGTACTGCCTTCATCACTTGAAGACGAAAGACTGCGTGAACTTACACGTTAA
- the cfbB gene encoding Ni-sirohydrochlorin a,c-diamide synthase, with translation MSDTPQVPENKGNKDIPRILLSAGSSSSGKTTITIGLLAALTEAGYKVQPYKVGLDYIDPSYYSEITGRRARNIDGFLMDEEGVRDVFIHGAEVDEDADIAIIEGVRGLYEGFDSFTDTGSTAQIAKILKCSVILIVNARSITRSAAALVNGFKDFDKDVNIVGVILNNIGGPRHTKKATEAIEHYTGIPVIGVIHRNNSMKISMRHLGLVPAIEERRRADNYDERIEFIKNKIKDGIQIDRLLEMAHSAPALERPSETVFTPRDIEGERPVIGVALDEAFNFYYHDNLELLQLAGADIKYFSPIHDSKLPDVDGLYLGGGYPELFAAELEDNVSMREDILDASRSGMPIYAECGGLMYLTEKLSTGVKGKGAHHMAEMPESTHDMVGALPGHTLMGHKRVVSYNIGELAMDSVIGKTGNSFRGHEFHHSEVTEIPKDATFAIKLSRGTGIIDGWDGLTVDNTLGCYAHLVASSYREFAGSFVDFVMKH, from the coding sequence ATGTCTGATACTCCTCAGGTTCCGGAAAATAAAGGGAACAAAGATATTCCAAGAATACTCCTGTCTGCCGGCAGTTCATCTTCCGGTAAGACAACGATAACCATCGGACTGCTTGCGGCTCTTACTGAAGCCGGATACAAGGTTCAGCCTTACAAAGTTGGGCTGGATTATATCGATCCAAGCTACTATTCTGAAATTACTGGTCGAAGGGCACGTAATATAGATGGATTCCTCATGGATGAGGAGGGTGTCAGGGACGTTTTCATTCATGGTGCGGAAGTTGATGAGGATGCAGATATTGCTATTATCGAAGGTGTTCGTGGTCTATACGAGGGTTTTGACAGCTTTACCGACACCGGCAGCACTGCACAGATCGCCAAGATACTGAAATGTTCTGTTATTCTGATTGTCAATGCAAGGAGTATTACTCGCTCGGCTGCAGCTCTTGTTAATGGTTTTAAGGACTTTGACAAGGATGTGAACATCGTCGGTGTGATTCTCAACAACATTGGTGGTCCAAGGCACACTAAAAAGGCCACTGAAGCCATTGAACATTACACAGGCATTCCGGTAATCGGTGTAATACACCGCAATAATTCAATGAAGATATCCATGAGGCACCTGGGTCTTGTTCCTGCAATAGAGGAACGCCGCCGTGCTGATAATTACGATGAAAGAATTGAGTTCATTAAGAACAAAATCAAGGATGGCATCCAGATAGACAGGCTTCTGGAGATGGCACATTCAGCTCCGGCTCTTGAACGTCCTTCCGAAACGGTTTTCACCCCACGGGATATCGAAGGTGAGCGTCCGGTTATTGGTGTCGCCCTTGATGAGGCTTTTAATTTCTATTATCACGATAATCTTGAACTTCTGCAGCTTGCAGGAGCTGATATCAAATACTTCAGCCCGATTCACGACAGCAAACTACCGGACGTTGACGGACTCTACCTTGGTGGTGGCTATCCAGAACTTTTCGCTGCAGAACTTGAAGACAATGTCTCAATGCGTGAGGATATTCTCGATGCATCACGCTCAGGTATGCCAATTTACGCAGAATGCGGCGGTCTGATGTACCTGACCGAGAAACTCAGCACAGGAGTTAAAGGCAAAGGTGCTCACCATATGGCAGAGATGCCCGAATCCACTCACGACATGGTTGGTGCACTTCCCGGACACACCCTAATGGGTCACAAACGTGTTGTCAGTTACAACATTGGTGAACTTGCAATGGATTCAGTTATTGGCAAAACAGGCAATTCTTTCCGTGGTCATGAATTCCACCATTCCGAGGTTACAGAGATTCCTAAAGATGCAACGTTTGCTATCAAGCTCTCCCGAGGCACCGGTATAATCGATGGCTGGGACGGACTTACTGTTGATAACACACTTGGATGCTATGCGCATCTGGTTGCAAGTTCTTACAGGGAGTTTGCAGGTAGCTTTGTGGATTTTGTGATGAAGCATTGA
- a CDS encoding UPF0179 family protein produces the protein MTNDTTITLIGSRLAKEGEDFVFMGESRECKKCKLRRTCMNLEPGRKYRVAKLRGDTVHECFIHDGGVLTVEVETSPIVAAIESRKAVVGSKVSYELPKCTEFDDSVYDILYPEGLKEGDKCTVIKVLGPMEDGMVSGCSLKKVELKL, from the coding sequence ATGACAAATGATACTACCATTACACTTATTGGCTCAAGGCTTGCAAAAGAAGGCGAAGACTTCGTATTCATGGGTGAGTCCCGCGAATGCAAAAAATGCAAGTTGAGGAGGACCTGTATGAACCTCGAGCCAGGTAGAAAATATCGTGTTGCAAAACTCAGGGGGGACACCGTCCATGAATGTTTCATACATGATGGCGGAGTACTTACTGTTGAGGTCGAGACCTCACCAATAGTTGCAGCGATCGAATCACGCAAAGCTGTTGTAGGTTCAAAAGTAAGCTATGAACTTCCAAAATGCACAGAGTTCGACGACAGCGTATATGATATCCTTTATCCGGAAGGCCTTAAGGAAGGAGACAAATGTACCGTCATTAAGGTACTCGGCCCGATGGAAGACGGAATGGTATCCGGATGCTCTCTTAAAAAAGTGGAACTGAAACTATAG
- the cfbD gene encoding Ni-sirohydrochlorin a,c-diamide reductive cyclase catalytic subunit has product MAENDISIIHPRPSSIVAALYTLRDLNVDVAILHGPPGCSFKHARLLEEDGIHVVTTALDENGFIFGGREELSTMLVKVNEMFNPKLIGVVGTCVSMIIGEELSEPVKDANLDVPVIGVEVHAGFPNNTKGVLIALESACEAGVITDEELERQKVLLTEATNVEKRHGAASKEYLVPSRGDLKYKVAEKVINYLKEGKKCLTIMNAKKETGYMFADITVAINEVAAQLGVADNVINMANVDDTLGLPRVRQHATYIMNDFREKGIVIHEIIGGMDEYPIAGELVSKLIAEKYSDFDFAVITGVPHAIPMDNLQNMDVISVTNGPRQVFPLKDMGHSNVIVEIDLHPKTLGVNNIVESEFGATIREVVKDMQNAEEA; this is encoded by the coding sequence ATGGCTGAAAACGATATTTCTATAATACACCCGCGGCCCAGCTCCATTGTGGCTGCTTTATACACACTGCGTGACCTGAATGTTGATGTTGCAATACTCCACGGTCCACCCGGATGCTCATTTAAACACGCAAGGCTGCTCGAAGAGGATGGTATACACGTAGTGACAACAGCACTTGATGAGAATGGCTTTATCTTCGGAGGCCGGGAAGAACTTTCAACCATGCTTGTAAAAGTAAACGAGATGTTCAACCCAAAACTCATCGGAGTTGTAGGAACATGTGTCAGCATGATTATTGGTGAGGAACTGAGCGAACCTGTGAAGGATGCAAACCTTGACGTGCCTGTGATAGGGGTTGAAGTACATGCAGGATTCCCAAACAATACTAAAGGTGTCCTAATCGCCCTTGAATCTGCATGTGAAGCAGGTGTAATTACTGACGAGGAACTTGAGAGACAGAAAGTCCTGCTCACAGAAGCAACCAATGTTGAGAAACGCCATGGTGCAGCAAGTAAGGAATATCTTGTCCCATCCCGTGGTGACCTGAAATATAAGGTTGCTGAAAAGGTAATCAATTACCTGAAGGAAGGAAAGAAATGCCTGACTATCATGAACGCAAAGAAGGAAACCGGCTACATGTTTGCAGACATCACCGTTGCTATCAATGAAGTGGCTGCCCAGCTTGGTGTTGCAGACAATGTCATTAACATGGCAAATGTGGATGATACACTCGGCCTTCCACGTGTACGCCAGCACGCAACATACATCATGAATGATTTCAGGGAAAAAGGAATTGTAATTCACGAAATAATCGGTGGCATGGATGAATATCCGATTGCCGGCGAACTTGTCAGTAAACTGATAGCTGAAAAATACAGTGACTTTGACTTTGCTGTAATTACAGGTGTCCCACACGCCATACCAATGGACAACCTTCAGAACATGGATGTTATTTCCGTAACCAACGGCCCAAGACAGGTATTCCCACTCAAGGATATGGGACACTCAAATGTTATAGTCGAGATTGACCTGCATCCAAAGACCCTTGGCGTTAACAACATTGTAGAATCCGAATTCGGTGCAACAATACGCGAGGTTGTAAAGGACATGCAAAACGCGGAGGAAGCCTGA
- a CDS encoding NAD(P)-dependent glycerol-1-phosphate dehydrogenase has product MQLPRDIVVGPDVIYDLKDVCNDLKLKEGAFIVTGHHTRKIAGDVVYDILNECGYDPAIASSKEASMTEVNKIVELATEANSRYLIGVGSGKSIDVAKLASTQLDLPFISVPTAASHDGIVSSRASIHDNGKKASIEVNAPMAVVADTSIIAKAPYRLLAAGCGDIISNYTAVLDWELAHRLRNEPFSEYAAALSRMTAQILMDSPEDIKPELESSVRIVVKALVSSGVAMSIAGSSRPASGSEHMFSHALDMVAPNSALHGEQCGVGTIMMMYLHGGDWKKIKECLEIIGAPTTASELGIEDRYILEALLVAHKIRPERYTILGAGLTPEAAEKVARLTKVIS; this is encoded by the coding sequence ATGCAGTTACCAAGAGATATTGTTGTCGGCCCTGATGTTATTTATGACCTGAAGGACGTATGTAATGACCTCAAACTCAAAGAAGGTGCTTTCATTGTCACTGGACACCATACCAGGAAAATAGCCGGGGATGTTGTATATGACATCCTTAATGAATGTGGATATGATCCAGCAATAGCTTCCTCAAAAGAAGCATCCATGACAGAGGTCAATAAAATTGTAGAGCTGGCAACTGAAGCAAATTCCAGATATTTGATTGGAGTTGGAAGTGGTAAATCCATTGACGTGGCAAAACTTGCGTCCACACAACTTGACCTGCCTTTTATAAGTGTACCAACTGCTGCATCCCATGACGGGATCGTATCTTCCAGGGCATCCATACATGATAACGGTAAAAAAGCCTCCATAGAGGTCAATGCGCCCATGGCGGTAGTGGCTGATACAAGCATCATAGCAAAAGCTCCTTACCGTTTGCTTGCTGCCGGATGTGGCGATATTATTTCAAATTATACAGCAGTCCTTGACTGGGAACTTGCTCACAGGTTGAGAAACGAACCATTCAGTGAATATGCAGCAGCTCTTTCCAGAATGACAGCACAGATCCTTATGGACTCTCCGGAGGACATCAAACCGGAACTGGAAAGTTCAGTGAGGATTGTTGTAAAAGCACTTGTATCCAGCGGTGTTGCCATGAGTATAGCAGGTTCTTCCAGACCTGCATCAGGTTCTGAACATATGTTCAGTCATGCACTTGACATGGTGGCGCCAAATTCCGCTCTTCATGGAGAGCAATGTGGCGTGGGAACCATAATGATGATGTACCTGCATGGCGGTGACTGGAAGAAGATCAAGGAATGTCTGGAGATAATAGGAGCTCCTACAACCGCCAGTGAACTCGGGATAGAAGATAGATATATATTAGAGGCGCTTCTTGTTGCACATAAGATACGTCCGGAAAGATACACGATACTCGGTGCAGGCCTTACTCCTGAAGCTGCCGAGAAGGTTGCACGTTTAACAAAAGTTATTTCATAA